Part of the Hevea brasiliensis isolate MT/VB/25A 57/8 chromosome 16, ASM3005281v1, whole genome shotgun sequence genome is shown below.
ATTTTGAAAGAACTGTGTCTCTCCAAAACGTCCGCCTTCACCCATGAATCCCATCCGTCTCTGAAGAATTCGTAGACAAGCTTTACAATAGAAACTCCCTCCAGACGCGTAGGTATATTAGACAGCATAAACAGGTCTTCAAGAATGAAGAAAGGAATCTGATTTTCAAGCAAAATTAAGTCGAATCTTATATCAAGAATCAACCATGGTTTGTTGTATATTCGATCATTCCTAATCCTATTCCTCAAGTCTCCAAAACAATGCTTTAGAAAGAGCATGATGATGAAGCTGGCATCTAGCAACATCATCTTCACAAAATCATTACTGCTAAGTTGGATGGTTTCTGCATAACAATTGCGCAATCTTATCTCACATTGCTGAAAAATTTGAATGCAATCCTCCAGGCTTACCCCGCTCAAACGAAGGAAATCCTGCAGGTACCTGTTCTTATGCTCTTCCATTGCTTGTAGCTCTTTTCCGCCATGGTGGAGAGGGCCAATAGAGAGTACTCGAGGCGTATAGGCCTTGTGATTTAATTGGCGTAGTCGGTCAGGTACTCTGTAGATACAGCACTCATCAGATAAAGGATGCAAGATTTCCAACTTTTCTCTTATGGTATTTGCTAACTCATCAATATCAAGCAGAACTTGACTACTTCTTCCCATCTTCTGCTCAACTGATCATCATCATGATCCAATTTGAGAATTTAAAAACCTGTTGGATATCAAGGCAGAGATGAGTGTGAAGGCACTGTCAGGACCCAGAGACAGGTCTATCAGAGCAGTGGCAGATGGACTTGTGCCTAGGTAGCATCTCCATCTCTTTTCTTGGACTTTCTAGTTCTTACCTCTATGCAAGTACGACCTTCCTCTTCAAAGCCTAACCATTCtcctttttttattgttttt
Proteins encoded:
- the LOC110634393 gene encoding UPF0481 protein At3g47200; protein product: MGRSSQVLLDIDELANTIREKLEILHPLSDECCIYRVPDRLRQLNHKAYTPRVLSIGPLHHGGKELQAMEEHKNRYLQDFLRLSGVSLEDCIQIFQQCEIRLRNCYAETIQLSSNDFVKMMLLDASFIIMLFLKHCFGDLRNRIRNDRIYNKPWLILDIRFDLILLENQIPFFILEDLFMLSNIPTRLEGVSIVKLVYEFFRDGWDSWVKADVLERHSSFKIEHILDFLRICQQPSELQPHKELRMLVVPSTTELYQAGVKFQLSSSKNVLDIKFKNGILEIPRFRIVDQTEILLRNLQAFEQCHCLDNYVGDYIAMMAMLVNSANDVELLSQNGIIENWLRSNEALAALFREVEKENIVFPDRYCFSAVIEDLNVHCRAPWHKWKANLKQNYFNTPWVGISVVAAAILLFLTVIQTVCSLLQV